GGCACTCTTATCCAAAATGAGtgacaaaccccaaaacagagCAATTCTCCACCACATGGAAATGATGGAAGCCCCTCTGTCCCTTAATGAGCCATTCCTTAATAATGGGTTAATTTTCTGGGTGATGTTTGCAcaattttcagcagaaaattgggccacagaaaagtgaaaaaatgggaaaaatccccGAGAATGGAAATCAATCTGAATTTTGcccctgtgctggtggcagctgcagccagcagctcgTTAGCCAGACGTTTGTGTTTTTTAGAGATCCCAGAATATTCATGAGCTAAGTCTAcgttgggatttttttttgcttaacaACATCCTCTTCCTATCAAAAAGTTGCAAAGCAGGAGACACAGACACTGGACACCAGTTGCCTAATTAATGTAAGGAATTCTTTATTCCCAGCTGTGCAAAGGGGGAAGTGCAGGGAGGGGCAGCCACGGGTGGGTGACCCTTTTTCCTGGGGTTTGGCCCCGTTTTGGGGTGGGAGTGTGGGGGCAGCACCGCGTCAGGTTGGGCAGAGcactgcagagagagagagagagagagagagagagaggggctggggcactgcACGGGGGCACCCAGGGTGCAGTGAGGCAGGAGCATGCACAGGGGTGCACTGGGGTGTGTGGGGAAGCATGGGGGTGCATTGGAATGCAGGAGGGTgcacagggatgcaggaggatgcacagggatgcaggaggatgcacagggatgcaggaggatgCACTGGGATGCAGTAGAATGcacagggatgcacagggatgcaggaggatgCACAAGTGTGCATGAGGATGCATTGGAATGGAGGAGGATAcacagggatgcacagggatgcaggaggatgCACGGGAATGCAGGAGGATGCATTGGAATACAGAAGGATGCAGAAGGATGCAGGAGGATGCATTGGAATGCAGGAGGATGCACAGGGGTGCAGGAGAATGCACGCACAGGGATGCACAGAGATGCAGAAGGATACACAGGGATGCATGAGGATGCACTGGAATGCAGGAGGATGCATTGGAATGCAGAAGGATGCATTGGCATGCAGGAGAATGCACAGGGATACACAGGGATGCATGAGGATGCATTGGAATGCAGGAGGATGCACAGGGATGCATGAGCAGGCACAGGGGTGCACAAGGATGCATGAGGATGCATTGCAATGCAAGAGGATGCACGAGAATGCAGGAGGATGCATTGGAATGCAGGAGGATGCACAGGGGTGCAGGAGGATGcagagggatgcaggaggatgCACAGGGGTGCAGGAGGATGCAGAGGGATGCAGGAGAATACACAAGTGTGCATGAGGATGCATTGGAATGCAAGAGGATACACAGGGATGCACAGAGATGCAGGAGGATGCACAGGGATGCATGAGCAGGCACAGGGATGCACAAGGATGCATGAGGATGCATTGCAATGCAGGAGGATGCACTGGGATGCAGGAGGATGCACTGGAATAcagagggatgcaggaggatgCACTATCATCCAGGAGGATAtgcagggatgcacagggatgCAAGAGGATGCACTGTGATCCATGAACATGCACAGGGATGTAGAAGGATGCAGGAGGATGCACAAGCGTGCATGGGGATGCACAATGCAACGCTGCATGAGGGGGCACAGTGACACACAGGCCTGCACTGGGTTGCACGTGGATGGGCAGGGGTGCCCAAGGGTGCCTGGGGGCCACACAGGGACACACGAGTGTGcacaggacaggcaggagggcacaaggacacacacagggacaggcaggagggcaCAAGGACatgcacagggacagccaggagggcaCAAGGACACATGAGTGTGcacaggacaggcaggagggcaCAAGGACACACactgggacagccaggagggcaCAAGGACACGCACAAGGGTGCAGGAGTGTGAAGgaggcacctgggcacacaaGGATGCAGAAATGCTGCATGAGGCTGCACATGAATGCAGCAGGAACACGAAAGGGATGCACAAGgaatgcacacacacagcagtgcACAGGAAAAGCATGAAGGGTGCACCAGGACTCAGCAGGATGCACAAGAGGGGTGTGGGAGAGGCACAGGGATGCCCAGGAGATGCATGGGGATGCCCAGGAGATGCATGGGGATGCCcaggggaggcagaggagggtGCCTGATGGGGCATGGGGGGTGAAGGAGGGCACACAGAGGGTGATGAGGCTGTGTAGATGAAGCAGGTGGGCTCCAGGATGGGGCAGGAAGCTGCACAGGTACCTGTGAGACAGACAGCTGTCTCAGGAGAGGAGAGCTGTACAAAGAATGCCTGAGGGATGTGCAGGAAATGCAGCCAGGATTCCTGCAGGATGTGTGGAGGATGCAGCAGAGATGCAtgagggatgcaggaggaaTGCCACAGGATGTATCTGGGATTCCTTGAGGATGCACAGGAGATGCAACAGGGATGAATGAGGAGGCAAGAGGGATGCACAAAGGATGCAGTGGAGAGGCAGGAGGATGCAAAGGGATCTGTGGTGGaggcccagagcagcagaggagctgtgtgaAGGATGCATGAGGGGTGCAGGTACCTTTGAGGATGTAATCCGTGAGCAGAGTGGGCACCTTCTCATTCCCCTCCTTCATGGCAAACAGGACTGTGAGGGAGAACAAAGCTGtgagcctggccctgctgcccccaaaaaatgtcccttttccccccaaaaccagccccacaGTTGCCACACAATTTCCCCACACAATTTATGCAGCAGGCCTGGGAACACCCACACAAAAAGGACTTCCATCCCCAGTTAGCCAATCTGTGGCAGTGCAGAATGGGTGATTTACCCCAAACCTCCTGGTAAATGGAGCTTAAACTGGGGGGAGGTGTTGGCTGCCaaccagctgtgctgcagtgatGCAAAACAGGGATTTTCCCCACCAGGTGGGTTTGCTGCAATGATGATGCAGCGTGGGTGGTAGCACCTTAAACTGCCCGTGCTGCAATGACACAAAAATTCCCCTAAACTTTCGTGCTGCAATGATATCCCAAACTGCAGCCactgaagcaaaacaaaatgtgCCTTTGTGTCCCCAAAACATGTGATGCTGACCCAAAACAGCAGCTTGAATGAATACTCACTGTTGGTGAGCATCTGCAGGTCCTCAACAGAGGGTGGTGAGCCCTTCTTCTCGTAGGGAATCACCGTGTTCAGGTACTGCAAAAACAaaagccaccccaaaaaaaacacccagatGGCACAAAGCTGCCTGGTTTTTGCATTGTCTTAAGACAAATTTATGTAAAAATAGAGCATTTCTGCAAAATTCCTGCAATTGTATTTAATTTGCAGGTATTCTGGGGAGTACTGAACTAACTGGGTGCTGCAAACTCCACCCAAATCCATCCCTCCTCAGGGAGGACTTTTTGGGGTGAAAacaggtaatttttttcaagtggGATTAGCAGGGTGTAGGGGATAGAGCAGTTTTGTAAAAtgaagaaagattttaaaaggGGATTGGGGGATGCAGGGGAATGGggagtgcagggaggaggagtgaaAACAGAtttgggcaatttttttttttttggagggggggaAAGGCACCTGCTTCTCGTTGGTGGTAGGACCAAAGGTCTGGCGCAGGCCGGAGTGCAGGATGCTGGAGATGCCCTCCATGCTGAAGCGCTGGGGGGACAACGCGTGTCACCCTGTCAcctcccagggacagggacatcacCCTCCTCAGGCACTTCCTCTGGACACCAGCATCCCTCACAACTCCCCGACTCCCAGATCCACACCCTGCCCAGATCCCAGCACCCTGCTGCATCCTGCCATCCCATATTCCTTTGTCTCTGTGCTCCAAATCCCCCTGTCGCTGTCCTGTGTTCTTCCTATGCAACTCTGCCCCATCCTGTCGCTATtcccatcccatcgcatcctACTGCATCCTGTATCCCATCCCATCACCCCCATCCTGTCgctattcccatcccatcccatcctgtaTCCCATCCCATCACCCCCATCCTGTCgctattcccatcccatccaatatcccatcccatcacccccatgtccctctgCCCCATCTGTCGCTATTCCCATCCTATCCCATCCTATTGCAacccacatcccatcccatcctatatcccatcccatcacccccatgtccctctgCCCCACCCTGTCCCTATTCCCATCCCACTGCATCCTGTCTCCCATCCCATCACCCCCATGTCACTCTGCCCCATCCTGTCActattcccatcccatcccatcaccCCCATGTCACTCTGCCCCATCCTGTCActattcccatcccatcccatcctgtcGCATCCTgtatcccatcccatcctgcatcccatcccatcacccccatgtccctctgccccaccctgtccctattcccatcccattccatccaatatcccatcccatcgcCTCGCCCCCATGTCCCTCTGCCCCATCCTGTTGCgattcccatcccatcccatcctgtatcccatcccatatcccatcccatcacccccatgtccctgtgccccaccctgtccccattcccatcccacccTCACCCCTTGCCCCGCCGTGCCCGCACACCCCGCACCTCCCCCTGCCCCCGCACCGCGCTCGGTGCGCACCTTGCGGGGCATgttgctgccgctgctgccgcgcTCGGAGCGCGCCCCTtgcaggctcagccccttgTCCCtgcggcggcgccgggcggcCTCTCGCTGCTCCCGCTGCTCTCCCTGCACGGCCAGCAGCGCCCCGATGAAGGCCGTCTTCACCTCCTTCTCGAAGGCCAGCTCGTCCCGCCGGGCCAGCTGCGCCACCAGCTCCGCCGACAGCGCCCGGCTCGCTGCCTCGGCACGGCCCGCGGCCGCCAGCAGCTCCCGCGCCGACAGCcgccccagccctgcccgcagcGACAGCCTCTGTACCGCACAGCCACCTCCTGCCCGGCAGCCAGCCCTTCCTCCAGCccgggctgccccagccctgcccgcagcGACAGCCCCGTGTCCCGCACAGCCACCTCCTGCCACCGCCCTGCCCGGCAAACAGCCCTTCCACCtgcccaggtgctcccagccctgccagcctgcccttgggcactgccagggatggggcagccacagctgctctggaattCTTGTatcaccctcccagggaaccattcccaattcccaatatcccatccagccctgccctctggcactgggagccattccctgtgtcctgtctctccatcccttgtccccagtccctctccagctctcctggatccCCTTTAggctctgagccctccctggagccttttccTCCCCAGCAGAGGTGCCACCACCTTTGGGGCATctccgtggcctcctctgggctctgcagccGGTGCCATgcatgggaaaacaagggaaaTGCCTGGTGCAGCCCCAGTGCATCAGTGAAACGCACACTGCAACCATTAAAGTGCATCTTGCGCCGAGCGAGATGGGCTCTGCATTTTCTGACACACCAAGAGATAAACCCATTGTGCAATTACTGATATGCTCAGCGCCATAAACAATGTGCCCAGAGCAATTAAGGGACTTCCTGGCACGATTAGTGACATGCAAGGTGCACCCAGTGATCTCCACAGTGCAATTAGTGGCAGGCAGGATGTGATTAGTGACATGTATGGTGCAATTATTGACATGCATCGTGCAACTAGTGACATGTATGGTGTGAATATTGACATGCATGGTGCAATTAGTGACATGCACGGTGCAATTAGTGACATGGTGTGATTAGTAACCTGCACAGTGTGATAAAGAGCAGAGCAATGAGGGAAGTGCCTGGGCTTGTTGGTGACACAGCCCACGCCACCAGGACAAATCCCGTGTGTGTGGAACGCCCCATGCAGAGCACAAAGGCTCCTGGTGAACCCCACGTGCCTTTCCACACCAAAAGCCAGATCCCTGTGTTCTTCACAGGTTTTGCCAAGAGCCCTTCTGGCCAAGTCCCAGAGCACGCCAGCACTGAGGCCTGGAGACACTTAGTTGTCCAATTTGGTTGGAATTGTCCCCAAAAAGTGACTGGCCTGGGCTTTGCTGGCCATACCTTCGTGGGAGCAGTTGTTGTTGAAGGCGGGATGCAGCTCCCGCAGCAGGATGGGCTCCGTGCCCCCACCACCACCTTTGCCTTCAGCATCAGCCTTggtttcttcctcctcctcctcatcctcctcctcctcctcctcttcctcctcaccctCGGGGTCAGCCTCAGGGTCAGGTGAACTCTGCAtgagctcctccagctcctcgaTGACCTGTGGGGCATCAGTGACCTCCATGTGCACCTGCATCCTACCTGCACCTTGCACCCCACACATCCTGCACCCACACCTGCAACTGTCCTGCACCTGCTCCCTGCACCCAAACATGCAACTGTCCTGCACCTGCTCCTTCCATACCTGTCCTGCACCCACACCTGCAACTGTCCTGCACCTGCTCCCTGCACCCAAACATGCAACTGTCCTGCACCTGCTCCCTGCACCCAAACATGCAGCCATCCTGCACCTGCTCCTTGCACCCAAACATGCAACTGTCCTGCACCTGGCTCCCTGCATACCTGTCCTGCACCCACACCTGCAACTGTCCTGCAcctgctccctgcactcctgtcctGCACACACATCTGCAACTGCTCCCTTCATCCTGCACCTGCATCCTCTATCTTCATCCTCCATCTGCAGCCAGCtccctccatcctccatccTTATCAGCATTCTGCATTCTCCCCTTCATCCTGCATCTGCATTCTGCTCCCTTCATCCTGCATCTGCATTCTGCTCCCTTCATCCTGCATCAGCACCTGCATTTACATCCATCTGTGCCCTGGGTCCTCTGTTTGCATCCTACATCTGCATCCCACATTCCATGGACACCGAGGACCTGCATCCACTTCTACATCTGCACCCTGCACCTCTCTGCATCCTGCTCTCTGCACCCTCCTCCTGCATCCTGCAACTCCACCTGCATTCTCAATCCTGCATCcacaccctgctgctgcttccacgTCCCCCTCCCCACACTTGTACCCTGCATCCTGCACCCCACATCTGCAccccacctctgctccccccCTTTTATCCTCCCCCCCATGCCACCCCCTTTgtccagcagcacccacagcccacCTTCCCAGGTGCACCCAAATCCCACATCAGCACCCACAACCTCCACTTCTGGCCACATCCACATTCCAGGCCCTGCATGCCACACCCCAAGATGCTGGGATTGCTGGGATTGCTGGGATTTGGCTTTTTCTTGTGCTTTCAGCTCGTGGTCACGGGGCTGAGGTGGCCAAGCCTGGCTTTTGGAGGACATGCAGGGCTCCAGATGCCCATGGGTACCTGCTCAGCTGTCAGCAGTGGCTCCTCGTTGATCCCAGAGTCCTGCTCACTCCTCTCAGtgagctcctcctcctcttcctcctcctcctccttcccaccgAGCTGCAGGAGACACAGGCTGGGCAGCCTTGGTGGCACCACAGGCCCAGCCTGGTGCAGGCATGGCCCCAGCACGgacacagccacagccctggcacGGGGACAGTCCCACCCTGGCTCAGGGGGACACGGGGCGTGGCATGGGGAGACACTGGAGGGGGACATCAGATGGGACGTGTTGGATTGAGGGTATTTCATGGAGATgatggatggggctttgagcaggaCAGTGGACAGCCCTGGAGGGGGAGGTGCTGCCAGAGGTGGATGGAGATGTTGGACAGGAGTGTTGGATGGAGAGATGGAGCCATGGAGCAGGAAGAAGGCAGGGAGAAGTGCAGGTGAGCTGGATGGAGGTGCTGGATGGAGGTGCTGGATGGAGGTGCTGGATGGAGGTGCTGGATGGAGGTGCTGGATGGAAGTGCTGGATGGAGGTGCTGGATGGAAGTGCTGGATGGAGGTGCTGGATGGAGGTGCTGGATGGAGGTGCTGGATGGAGGTGCTGGATGCAGAGTGGTGTTGGACACGCTCAGTAGAGACTTGGGGACACTGGAGGGGTAGATGAGGGATGGTGGGGCTGAACTGGAGAGGTCTGATGGAGACACGGGGTGGGACACCTCCAGTGAATGGATGGACAGAGATGTGGGTGAGGAGGCACCTTCTTTTTTCCCACCTTTCACCACcttttttctcacctttttagcagaaaataacCCAAGGAAGTTATTTTCTCTTCCCCCTTAAGCAACACATCCAAATTAGTTCAGTTTTGTGTATACTGGGACATTTTTACAACCCCAAAAGCAGCTATTGACAGCACAAACGCACTGCAGATAAAAACCCATTTtcaaccccaaaaacacccaccCCACCCGTGGCATGGGGGCAACCTGGCAAGGACCAGGTGCTAGAAGAACCATTTTTGGGTAGTTTGCAGTGCCACGATGGCTGCTGAGCCGTGGGGCTGACTGACAGCTGTCAGTCACAGCCAGGGGTCCCGTGGGGATGTCACAGCCGTACCTGGGGGTCGCTGCCATCGAGGGCCTCAGTCCCAGGGAGCTGCCACGGCCGGGGGGAGCTCCGGGGGGCAAAGCCATCGGTCAGAGCATCCCAGACCCTGCAGGGAGGCGGGTGGTGAGTGCTGATCCCAAAATGTTGCATCTCAGAGACACATCCCAAAAAACGGCCTGCCAAGATGCCGCAAAACATCCCGAAATGCAGCCCAGACACATCCTGAAACGACCTCCAAAAACCCCCAGATACTACTGGGATGCCTGAAATAttccaaaacaccccaaatgaTATCCTAGAAAACCCCAAATGCTGTCCTAGAAGACCCCAAAGCTTCTCAAAATGGCATTATGAAATACTGCTCTGTAATACCCCAATGTACCCAAAAATGCTGCCCCAGCATCCCCCCTAAATGTCATTTTGAAATGCTGCTACCAAAACACTCCAAAAGGTCACAGCAATGTCCCAAAATATCTCtagatgtccccaaatgccatTCAAAAACATCACCATGATGCTCTGAAGTGGCACAAAACATTCTCTTAAAGCAGCCCCAAGACTCTCTGAAAGGCCCCAAAACACCTCAAAACGCTGCCCTGGAACACTccaaactgtccccaaatgCTCTTctgaaatatccccaaaatgccCCTAAAGGTCCCAAAGCTCCAAAATGCCACCCTGTCATGTTCCAACCACCCCACCCCCTCACTGAAATACCCCAGAGATCCCAAAATGTCACTTTTCAACACCTACAAATACCCTAAAATGCTGTCCTGAAATCCTGATCaaatgaggagaaaataaagaaggaaaaaggaaaagaggggaaggatggaaaaagaaaaggaaagggagaaaacaggagaaaagagaaaaaaaggggtaaagaagaagatgaaaaaaaggggggaatgGGGAAGAAGTGGGGGAAGGAAAATCTGGgtaaaaggggggaaatggaagaaaaaatgagaaagagggagaagaaaaaaatggtgggaaatggagaaagaggggaaaaagggaagaagaggaaaagaggatAAAATTGAGAataggaaaaggaggaaaagggccaaaagaggaaaaaaggaaaaatcaggagaaaagtgaaatggggaaaaaaagaaaatgtaagaaaaaaagggagaatgagggggaaaatggagaaaagggcagggaaagtggagaaaagggaagaaatggaggagaaagacagaaaatggggaaaaaagagctgaaaagtGGCAATGTTGAGAAAAAGGccaaaaatgggagaaaaatgtcaaaaatgggggaaaaggcaCAGAAAGAGATTAGAAATTGTATTCCCATCTCAGGCAACCCCTCCCATTCTCCCACCAGAAATGAGGGGTTCAGTCCAGCACGGTGCCACATCCGAATCCtgaaaatcaccccaaaaccatttccccttttccaaCCCCAAACCTGCTCATTTGTGGGATTTATTCTATTTCCCTTCTCACCAGGGCTGAATTCCCCTTGGAATTACAGATTTCACAAATTAACAGACAAAAATGCGGATGCCAAATcttaaatacttattttttaacaaaGCACAGCAAACTAGCAATTATTCCctcaaatttgcttttttttttcgCTGTTCTTAAAGGACCAGCAACCCACAGGGGCAGGCCAAAACCAGCAGTGATTTCTGAGTTAATTATGGCAAGAAATGGTTAAAAACTCTGGAAATCCAGCGCCTGTGAGGCCATGGCTCCTCCCCTGGCCTGCACACTGGGCTCATTGAAagaagactaaaaaaaaaagccctgttttgcccaaagtgacccaaaaaaGACACAATAAGTGGCACAAAGCGGCGACAGCGCGGCAGCCCCGGCGCGCAGCCAAGCTGCATTTTGTTCTCAAAAACCGTGAATTCGACCGATTGCAAAAATCAATTCAGCTTCAGTGggtctgggggaaaaaaatccaaacacaaaccaacaaaaccgaaggatttggggctttttgggttGAAAGCAGCCCCTTTGCTTGGTGAGAAGAAGGGTTAGCAATTTCAGAATAATCCAAATTAAACAGAGGAAAAATCCACGGAAAATGTGATAGAGTGTAATCATTGTGAGGAAAAAGCCCAAGGatttgcagggaaaatggcatttttgtAACAAAGCAAGGTTTTTAATGGAACTGTAGAATTTAACACAAAAGGCACGACAATAATTGGGGAGCCTAGGGGGGAATTTCACCCTAGGGAATTTGGCCATTCCCTACAATGGTACAGGGGGGGTGGCCGAGCTCTACTCAAACCTTACTCAAGGTTTATGCTCAACCCCTGGGGCTTTCCTTGCACAGACAGAGCTGTGGCCCCCTGCAACGTGGCATGGGACACgctgctcttcctcctcacaGGCTCCTACTCCAGGGACCTCACACTGCTACTCCAAGGATCCTCCACAGCTACTCCAAGGATCCTCCACAGCTACTCCAAGGTGCTGTACGATCACAGCACAGTCCAGGTGGTGATCTGCATGTGATGGGCTCATAGAAGAGCACAAGGAAGTGCAACAGGCCGCAGGAGGGGTGTTACTCATAAGATACTACACCAGTACTCTGAAGTGCTACAGAGTCATGCTGTGACTGGACTGCACACTCTGGGAGTGTTTTATGACCACGACAGGATGCATGCAGGCTCAAGGCTCCTATACTTATAGGAGGCTACACAGCTACTCAAAAGATACTACATGGCTACTCAAAGGATACTACACGGCTATTCCACGCTGCTGCATGGCTGTGCTGTGATGCAAGGGGCTGAGCTGCACGTGGGCTGTGCCGTGCCAGCACGTAAGGCAGCAGGCAGACCCTTACTCACAGGATACTACACGGAGCACGGCCGTGCCGCAGCGCTGGGAGGGGTTCAGGGTGTGAAGTggccccaggagcagggggGCCTTACTCACTCCTCATCCTGCAGgcgctcctcctcctcctgcgcctGCAGCCGCCCCCGCACGGGCGCCAGGCCCTCGGTGGCAGCGTCGTAGTTGCGGAAGCACACGGTGAGCTTCTCGTCGAACTCCTGCACCAGGTCCTCCATGGACTTGAAGCTCATCATCTCGGCCGAGAAGCTCTCCAGCTCGGCCAGCGCGGGGTCCGCGGGGCGCGGCAGCGACCCCCCATCGTCCCCGGGCCCCTCCTCGAACTCCTCCTCCAGACTGACCAGCGGCGCCTCCATCCTCCTCAACACCGATGTGCTGCCTTAGCTGCAGGGACACGTGCCTGTCAGGCACCAGGCTACTCACAGCTTACAACACCCGGCTCCCAATTCCCATCACTGCTGCCAGGGATGTTACACAACCAACAGTATCGCTGTAGTATCCTGGCAGTAACCCAACAGGACATACTACCTCCAGAAGAAATATTCTGCTATCGTGGCACTACTCTGGTTGCAATTTCATAGTTGCAACAAAGTGCTGATAGTGGTCCAAGCAGCTCAGTATGTAAAAAATGTCACACCACTATGCATTTCCCTGAAGCAGTAGTATCTTAGTTGTATCCTTATGCTATACTGTCGGATGATgcccttttctgacccagagatggggcagctgagaggcgttttaaaaacttttattccattttcagtctcgtgtgaagggtgagacaatacagatgttacaATTCACGCTGTTACAATCAGAAGCCGACTATTTCCTAATCACAATACATTATAAATGTTTCTTGGCCTTTCAGCTTTTGCCAGCTCTCAGTTACTGCATCTCTGAGTCACAAAAGGGCTTAATCTGACCCTCTATCACTACTAAGCAATGAAAATACCAGTAATGTGCTGACAATACCCCAAAAATGTGAGTGGTGCCCTGATGGCATCCCAGAAGTATCTTACCATGACTTTTCTAGTGCCCTTGTAGCATCTTGGAAGTATCCTACAGAGAACTGCACTTTTATCCTGAGAAAACCGACTCTTGTCCTGGCAGCGCCTCGGGAGCTCTGTGATAATATCCTGGTAGCACCATAGTAGTACCAGTAATGTTGTATCCTAGCAGTGACCCTGTAGTATCTTACTAGTGCCTTGTCAGTAACACTCATTAGCATTAGCAATACATTTACAATTAGAAAAGTGATCCTTTGGAGTGTTATCCTGATAATACCTTAGCAACATCCTGATAGTAGCTTTGTGCTACACTGAGAATATCCCAATAGCAGCTCAGCATTGCGTAGCTCAGCACTGTCCTGATGTTGTACTAGCACAGGCAGGAACATCCTGATTCTGTCAGGAGCATCCTGGTGCCCTGATAGTATCACAGTAGTAGATAATGAGTGTCCTGACAGGATCCTAGTAGTGGTGTCAGGGGACACAGCTGTTATCCTCGCTGTGTTGGTGGCACTTTGGTAGCACAAAGAGTTACCCAGGTATTTTCTTACTGCCCCATGACTATGCTGAAAGCAACCTGAGCGTATCGTGAGAGGAACCTTGAGTGAGCTGCTCCAGTGGAACCTTCCTACGAGTACCTCAGTATCAGCTCTGGATGTATCTTAGCACCAGCCTGATGGTACCTTAGCGGGGCTTTTGCAGCATCCCAGTAGTATTTACAGAGTATCCTGAGAGTACCTTCATGGCACTCTGGAAGTGCCttactgctgcctgcagagtaGCCTGTCCACATTCTAGCAACCTCACAGCATCTCAGCGGCACCCTGAGAGCATCTCAGCTGTGTCTGGATAGTATTTCACTACTCCCTCAGGAATTACTGAGAATATCCCGGCAGCATCTCGGCAGCAGCCTCAGAGGAAGCAAGGAGTAACTCAGTAGTaagccaggagcagcccagcagggGTGGCTGCACCCCGGGCCTggccctgcttccctggg
This genomic interval from Taeniopygia guttata chromosome 24, bTaeGut7.mat, whole genome shotgun sequence contains the following:
- the FEZ1 gene encoding fasciculation and elongation protein zeta-1 — protein: MEAPLVSLEEEFEEGPGDDGGSLPRPADPALAELESFSAEMMSFKSMEDLVQEFDEKLTVCFRNYDAATEGLAPVRGRLQAQEEEERLQDEEVWDALTDGFAPRSSPRPWQLPGTEALDGSDPQLGGKEEEEEEEEELTERSEQDSGINEEPLLTAEQVIEELEELMQSSPDPEADPEGEEEEEEEEEDEEEEEETKADAEGKGGGGGTEPILLRELHPAFNNNCSHEGLGRLSARELLAAAGRAEAASRALSAELVAQLARRDELAFEKEVKTAFIGALLAVQGEQREQREAARRRRRDKGLSLQGARSERGSSGSNMPRKRFSMEGISSILHSGLRQTFGPTTNEKQYLNTVIPYEKKGSPPSVEDLQMLTNILFAMKEGNEKVPTLLTDYILKVLCPT